Part of the Streptomyces sp. NBC_01353 genome, CGCTCGGTCAACTCCCACTGCGCGAGCGTCGCCTGTGTGAACTTTCGTGCACCGCGCACCGCTTCGTAGCGGGGTGGCAGCGCGCAGGAGGCGGAGGTGGAGACGGCCGCGGGATCGATCGGCGGAAGCCCCTGCCGTAACGGCTCGAGCATGGTCGATCCATTCGTCCCCATGCGAGGCACTCCCGGGAATCGCGACTGTGGTGCGACAACACGAACGAGTACGCAGCTGCGCGGGGTCCATGGTTCCGAATGCGACCAAGGGATGCAAGGGCAGATGCACGTGCACGCGCCGGACCTGTCCATCCCCGTGCCGATTTTGTGCATATCTTCTGCCGACTGATTTCCTCCTGATCGGTAAGTCGCCCTGAACTTGCCGCCTTTCCGTAATCGGATGTGTACGGGCTGAAGCGTTTAGTGGCAGAATCCGGGGGCCCGAGACCCGCGTAGGAGAGGCTGGAGCCGTGACCGCAGTCGAATCGAGCGGAGCGAGCGGGAGCGTGGTGCGACGCATTCTGCTGGGTTCGCAACTGAGGCGGTTGCGCGAGTCGCGCGGCATCACCCGCGAGGCGGCCGGCTACTCGATCCGCGCGTCCGAATCCAAGATCAGCCGTATGGAGTTGGGCAGGGTGAGCTTCAAGGCCAGGGATGTCGAGGACCTGCTCACGCTCTACGGCGTCAGCGACGAGTCCGAGCGCGGCTCACTCCTCGGGCTGGCCCGCGAGGCCAACGTCGCCGGCTGGTGGCACAGCTTCGGCGACGTCCTGCCCGGCTGGTTCCAGACGTACATCGGCCTGGAAGGCGCCGCCTCCCTCATCCGCATCTACGAAGTCCAGTTCGTGCACGGCCTGTTGCAGACCGAGGCATACGCACACGCCGTCGTCACCCGCGGCATCCCCGACGCCCCGCGCGCCGAGATCGAACGCCGCGTCGCGCTCCGCCTGGAGCGCCAGAAGGTCCTCGTCTCCGAGCGCGCCCCGCAGTTCCACGCCGTCCTCGACGAAGCGGCGCTGCGCCGCCCCTACGGCGACCGGGCCGTGATGCAGGGCCAGTTGAGGCATCTCATCGAGATCTCCGAGCACCCCAACGTCACCCTCCAGGTCATGCCCTTCAGCTACGGCGGGCACGCCGGCGAGAGCGGCGCGTTCACCATGCTGAGCTTCCCGGAGTCCGACCTCTCCGACGTCGTCTACCTGGAGCAGCTGACCAGCGCCCTCTACCTCGACAAGCGCGAGGAAGTCGCCCAGTACGCACGCGTCATGGAGCGGCTGCGCGAGGACAGTCCCGATCCGGCCGAAAGTCGCGACCTCCTCAGGGGACTCCTCCAACTCACGTAGCACGTAAGTACGATGACGTGACATCAGTGTTGCCACAGTGTCCGCCACCGCGGGTTAAGGGGTCTCCATACATGTCCTACTTCACCGACCTGGCCCACCAGTACATAGACGGCGAGTGGAAGCCCGGCAGCGGCTCGTGGGACATCATCGACTTCAACCCGTACACCGGTGAGAAGCTCGCCTCGATCACCGTCGCCACCGCCGACGAGGTCGACCACGCCTACCGCGCCGCCGAGCGGGCCCAGCGCGAGTGGGCCGAGACCAACCCGTACACCCGCCGGCTCGTCTTCGAGCGCGCCCTGCGGATCGTCGAGGACCGCGAGCAGGAGCTCTCCGACACGATCATGGCCGAGCTCGGCGGCACGCGCCTGAAGGCGGCCTTCGAGCTGCACCTCGCCAAGGAGTTCCTGCGCGAGGCGATCCAGCTGGCGCTGCGCCCCGAGGGCCGGATCCTGCCCTCCCCGGTCGACGGCAAGGAAAACCGCGTCTACCGCCTCCCGGTCGGTGTCGTCGGCGTCATCTCCCCCTTCAACTTCCCCTTCCTCCTGTCGATCAAGTCGGTCGCCCCGGCGCTCGCCCTCGGCAACGCGGTCGTCCTCAAGCCGCACCAGAACACTCCGATCTGCGGCGGCACGCTCGTCGCGAAGGTCCTGGAGGACGCCGGTCTGCCGGCCGGGCTGCTGAACGTGGTCGTGACCGACATCGCCGAGATCGGCGACGCGCTGCTGACCCACCCGGTCCCGAAGGTCATCTCCTTCACCGGCTCCGACAAGGTCGGCCGCCACGTCGCCACCGTCTGCGCGCAGAACTTCAAGCACGCCGTCCTCGAACTCGGTGGCAACAGCGCTCTGATCGTCCTCGAGGACGCCGACGTCGACTACGCGGTGGACGCGGCCGTCTTCAGCCGCTTCGTGCACCAGGGGCAGGTCTGCATGGCCGCCAACCGGATCCTGGTGGACCGCACCCTGGAGGCGGAGTTCACCGAGAAGTTCGTCGCCAAGGTGAAGACGCTGCGCGTCGGCGACCCCGCCGACCCCGCCACCCACATCGGTCCGCTCATCAATTCCCAGCAGGCGGAGTCGGTTTCGGCCGTCGTCGAGCAGGCGGTGGCGGGCGGCGCGACGGCCCTGCTGCACGGCTCGGCGGACGGCAACGTCGTCTCCCCGTCGGTCCTGACCGACCTCCCGGCCGACGCGCCCGTGCTGAGCCAGGAGATCTTCGGCCCGGTGGCGCTCATCCTGCCCTTCGACGGCGAGGAGGAGGCGATCCGCATCGCCAACGACACGCCGTACGGCCTGAGTGGCGCCGTCCACACCGGTGACATCGAGCGGGGTGTACGGGTCGCCCAGCGCATCCACACCGGCATGATCCACATCAACGACGGCACCGTGGCCGACGAGCCGATCGTGCCGTTCGGCGGCGAGAAGCACTCGGGCATCGGCCGGCTGAACGGCGACGCGATGATCGACGCCTTCACGACCCAGAAGTGGATCTCGATCCAGCACGGGCGGAGCCAGTTCCCCTTCTAGGACAGCAGCTGTCCTCAAGGGTTCGTAACGTGGTGGGTGTCGGGAGAGGAGAACTCCCCGGCGCCCACCATCTCTGTCGTGTCAGGAAGGACATCTCATGGTTGCTCTTGTTCCCGCGGAGGCCCAGGGTGACGAGCGCGGGGCGTTCCTCAACTTCGTCGAGGCCCAGCGGGCGGCGATCCGCAGGGCCGCCCTCGGCCTCACGGACGAGCAGGCGGCGAGCTGCCCGAGCGCCAGCACGCTCAGCGTGTCCGGGCTGATCAAGCATGTCGCGGAGGTGGAGCTGACCTGGCTCCGCCTGGCGCAGCAGCGCCGGAACGAGAAGCAGCGCTCCAAGGACACCTGGGGCGACGGCTTCCGGCTGGTCGAGAGCGAGACCGTGCCGGAGATCCTGGACTTCTGGGAGGGCGTGGCGAAGGAGACCGAGGAGTTCGTCCGCGCCGTGCCGAGCCTGGACGACACCTTCCCCCTGCCGCCGGCCCCCTGGTTCCCGAAGGACGGGCGGGTCTCGATGCGCTGGATGCTGCTCCACCTGGTCCAGGAGATGGGCCGGCACGCCGGGCACGCGGACATCGTCCGGGAGTCGCTGGACGGCAAGGACTCGTTCACGCTGATCGCGGAGGAGCAGGGCGCGGTCCCGGCGGCGGGCTGATGGCGTGGGGCTGACGGCGCCGGGGTGATCACGCGTACCCTAGTCAAAATTGACTAGGAGGTGCGAGGGTGTCAGCGATCCGGCTGCTTGTTCTCGGCGCGGTCCGCCAGCACGGGCGCGCCCACGGCTACCAGGTCCGCAACGACCTGGAGTTCTGGGGCGCGCACGAGTGGTCCAACGCCAAGCCCGGCTCGATCTACCACGCGCTCAAGCAGATGGCCAAGCAAGGTCTGCTGCATGCGTACGAGATCGCGCCGAGCACGGCCGGCGGCCCGCCGCGGACCGAGTACGAGGTGACGGAGAAGGGTACGGAGGAGTACTTCGCACTGCTGCGCGAGGCGCTGACCACGTACGACCAGAAGATGGACGTCCTGTCGGCGGGAATCGGGTTCATCGTCGACCTCCCCCGGGCGGAGGTCGTGGAACTGCTGCGCGCGCGGGTGCGGGCGCTCGACGAGTGGCGCGCCGCCGTCACCGAGTACTACACGCCGGAGGGCGGCCCGCAGCAGCTCGGGCACATCGGCGAGATCATGCACCTCTGGGTCCACTCGGCGGACGCCGGCAAGGAGTGGACGCTCGGCCTGATCGAGCGGATCGAGGCGGGTGCGTACTCCTTCGCGGGCGAGGGTGGGGAGCCCTTCATGGGGGTGCTCGCCGAGGGTGAGGAGAACCCGTACGCGACGGGCGACCCGGACGAATACCGGGACTAATCAAGTTTGACTAATCGATCGAACGGGCATACCTTCTCGCGGTGGTCAAATTTGACTACTGGGCCGATCGGCTCGACTGGAGGAGACGGATGACTGACGCGATCGTCGTCGAAGGCGCGCGGAAGCGGTACGGGGACAAGCCGGCGCTCGACGGCCTCGACCTGGTCGTAGGCGCCGGCACGGTGCACGGCCTGCTCGGCCCCAACGGCGCGGGCAAGACCACGACGGTACGGATCCTGGCCACGCTGCTGCGGCACGAGGAGGGCCTGGTGCGGGTCGCGGGCTTCGACGTCCGGACCCGGGCGGCCGAGGTACGGCGCAGGATCGGGCTCCTCGGGCAGCATGCTGCCGTCGACGAGGAGCTGGGGGGCCGGCAGAACCTGGAGATGTTCGGGCGGCTGTACCACCTGGGTGCCCGACGGGCCGGCGCGCGGGCCGACGAGCTCCTGGAGCGGTTCGGGCTCGCTGACACCGGACGCAAGCCCGTCAAGCAGTTCAGCGGCGGTATGCGTCGCCGTCTGGACCTCGCGGCCTCGCTGATCACGGAGCCGGAGGTGCTCTTCCTGGACGAGCCCACGACCGGACTCGACCCGCGCGGCCGCGGCGAGGTGTGGGAGTCGGTGCGCTCCCTGGTGGGCGGAGGGACGACCGTTCTGCTCACCACGCAGTACCTGGAGGAGGCCGACCAGCTCGCCGACCGGATCTCGGTCGTTGACCACGGCCGGGTCGTCGCCGACGGCACGGCCGACGAGCTGAAGGCCAAGGTCGGCGGCGACCGCATCGACGTCGTCCTGCGGGACGGGCGGCGGCTAGCCGAGGCGGCGCGGCTGCTGCCCGCCCTCGGATCCGAGGTGACGGTGGACGCCGACCGGCGCCGGATCAGCGCGCCCGTCACGGACCGGATGGCGGCGTTGGCCGAGACCGTACGGGCTCTGGAGGCGGCCGGGATCGAGGCGGAGGACATCGCCCTGCGGCGGCCGACCCTCGACGAGGTCTTCCTCCATCTGACCGGCGACGCACAGGACGAGGAAGCGGAGGTGGCGGCATGAGCGTGGCGTACGTGATGAGCGACTGCTGGACGATGACCCGGCGGGAACTGGCCCACTGGGCGCGGCAGCCGGTCGTGATGGTGGTCGGCCTCGCCTTCCCGGTCATGATGCTGCTGATGTTCGGCTATCTCGTCGGCGGTGGCCGGGAGATCGAGGGCGCGTACGTCGACTACCTCGTGCCCGGCATGCTCACGTTGACGATGGTCTTCGGCCTCGAAGGCACGATGACGGCCGTCACCCAGGACCTGAACAAGGGCGTGATCGACCGTTTCCGCTCGATGCCGATGGCCGACGGCGCGGTGCTCGTGGGGCGTTCGGTCGCCGACATGCTCCAGTCCGCGGCCGGGCTGGTGGTGATGGTCGGCGTCGGGTACGCCATCGGCTGGCGGGCGCACGGCGGCTTCGGCGCCTTCCTCGGGGCCATGGGGCTGCTGCTCCTGCTGCGCTTCGCGATGCTGTGGATCGGGATCTACCTGGCCATGGTGGCGGGGCGGCCGGAGCTGGTGATGGCCGTGCAGATCCTGGTCTGGCCGATCGGCTTCCTCTCCAACGCGTTCGCCTCGCCGGGGTCCATGCCGGGGTGGCTGGGCACGGTCGTCGAGTGGAACCCGATGTCGGCGACCGCGACGGCGGTACGGGACCTCTTCGGCAACCCGGGCGGGGAGCCGGGGCACGTGATGGCGGCGGTGGTGTGGCCGCTGCTGCTGCTCGCGGTCTTCTTCCCGCTGGCGGTACGGAAGTTCAGGCGGCTGAGCGTGTAGTGGGAACCCGAACCGGTCGAGCGGTGTAACTAGGGCAGACGGTTCACCGCGGACCGGGCGAAGGGACGGGGGACGTGCGATGCGCAGGCTCTACGGAGTGGCCGGCGCCGTCGTGGCGCTGGTGTTGACGGCTTGTACGGGCGCGGGGCCTTCGGATTCGGGGGCTCCGGGCTCTCCGGGTCCGGGTTCCGCGGGGTCGGACTCTCCCGGCTCTTCGCGCCCGGGCGGGACGGCGGGCACCGGTCCGGGCGTCTCGGCCGTCCCGCCGCCGCGGATACCGTCCGGGCGGCAGCTCCCCGGGTGGTCGCACTCCCTGGGATTCGCCTCCGACGGCAGTGGGTTCACCCTGCTGGCCGACTGCGTGGCGGACGAGCGGGCGCCGGAGAACGGCTTCTGCCGGCAGCACGTGGCCGTGCTCGACCGGGGCGCGAAGACCTGGGTGCTGCGGAGCTCCCCGCTGCCCGAGACACGGGGGACGGACGGCATCTCGTCCAACCTGCTGGCGCTCGGGCCGGGGCGCGCCCTGATCGAGGAGGGTGGTGCCGAGCCCGGGAAGCGGCGGACCTGGTTCACCCGGGACGGCGGGCGCAGCTGGCGCGTCGGCGACCTGAGGACGGTCGGGACGACCGCGGTGATACCGGCCGGGGCCGTGCTCACCACCGACTGCGCGCAGCCCGTCGGGGCGTGGGTGGACGACTGCGTCCGGCAGCGGCTGGTGGTGATCTCCCCGGAGGACGGGCGGCGGCGCGCCCTCGCCAAGGGGCCGCTGCTCGGGGCGCGTCCGAGGCCGGCCGAGGTGGCGGAGCCCGACGGCTCGTGGTGGGCCTCGGGGACCGACCCGCTGTCGGGGCGGGCCGCCGTCGCCGTGTCGCGGGACCAGGGGCGCAGCTGGTCGGTGAGCCGGCTGCCGAGCCCGACCACCGAGCCTGGGTGGTTCACGGCGGTCGCGGTCGGTCCGGGCGTCGTCTACGCGGCGGAGATGGGGGAGTTGAAGGGCGGTGACCCGGTCAAGAACCCCATGCGGGCGCTGCACCGCTCCTGGGACGGCGGCCGGACGTGGGAGCGCATGTGGACGACGGGGCCGATGATCGAGCCCCGTACGCTCCTGGGGATCCCGGTGCCGGGCCCCGGTGGCCGGGTGCTGATCGGAGCCGAGGACCGGGAGTACGTGAGCGTCGACGGAGGCCGCAGCTTCCGGCCGTCCGGCGAGGGCACGAGCTTCACCCGCCGCACGCCCCTCGGGCTGCTCCGCCACAACACCAGCTGTCTCTACGACATATCCGTGGACGGCGAGCGCTGGGCGGAGTTCGCTCTGGGGTGCGAGGGCGAGTCGTTCTGAGGGTTCCTCCCGCTCAGTGGTGGAAGGAGGTGGCGGCCGCCTTGTTGTCGGTCGAGGGGCCGGACTGACGCCGCAGGTCGGGCAGGACCCGGTTCAGGTCCTCGATGAACAGCCCCGCGAGGTCGGCCGAGAAGCCGTTGCGGCAGACCACGCGCAGCACCGACAGGTCCTCCCGGTTGGCGGGGAAGGTGTACGCCGGGACGAGCCAGCCCCGCTCCCGCAGCCGGCGCGAGACGTCGAAGACGTCGAAGCTGCTCACGTCGGGGGCGGTGGTGAACGCGAAGACCGGCAGCTGGTCGCCGCGGGTGAGGAGGCGGAATTCGCCGATCGCCTCGATCCGTTCGGAGACCGTGCGGGCGACGTCCCGGGTGGTCTGCTGGACCGCCCGGTAGCCCTCCCGGCCGAGCCGCAGGAACGTGTAGTACTGCGCGACGACCTGGGCGCCCGGCCGGGAGAAGTTGAGGGCGAAGGTCGGCATGTCGCCGCCGAGGTAGTTGACCCGGAAGACGAGTTCCTCGGGGAGCTCGTCCGGCGAGCGCCACAGGGCCCAACCGACGCCCGGGTAGACCAGGCCGTACTTGTGACCGGAGGTGTTGATCGAGGAGACCCGGGGCAGCTGGAAGTCCCAGACCAGGTCCTCGTCCACGAAAGGGGCGATCATCGCGCCGGACGCGCCGTCGACGTGGACGGGGATGTCGAGGCCGGTCCGTTCCTGGAGGGCGTCGAGCGCGGAGCAGATCTCCGCGACCGGTTCGTAGGAGCCGTCGAAGGTCGAGCCGAGCACGGCGACCACACCGATGGTGTTCTCGTCGCAGAGCGCGGCGGCCGACTCCGCGTCCATGTGGAAGCGGTCGCCCTCCATGGGTACGAGCCGTGCCTCGACCTCCCAGAAGTTGCAGAACTTCTCCCAGCAGACCTGCACGTTGATGCCCATCACCAGATTGGGCCGGGCACTGCCGGGATAGCGGTCGGCGTTCTTCTTGGCCCAGCGGCGCTTGAGGGCCATGCCGGCGAGCATGCACGCCTCGCTGGAGCCGGTGGTGGAGCAGCCGACGGCGGCCGAGGGGTCCGGGGCGTTCCAGAGGTCGGCGAGCATGGCCACGCAGCGCCGCTCCAGTTCGGCCGTCCGCGGGTACTCGTCCTTGTCGATCATGTTCTTGTCGCGGCACTCGGCCATCAGGACACCGGCCTGGGGCTCCATCCAGGTGGTGACGAAGGTGGCGAGGTTGAGCCGGGAGTTCCCGTCGAGCATGAGCTCGTCGTGAACCACCTGATAGGCGCTCATGGGCGGCAGCGGACCGTCGGGGAGCCGGTGGATCGGCGGCGCCTCGGTCATGCCGCCCACCGGGTTGGCCATGCCGTAGAAGGGGTTGAGGGAGAGGTGCCGATCCGGCTCGGGCTCGGCGTGGCCCTTGTGCAGTGCCATGGGGACTCCTTCTGGGGGTGTTTCAGTGCAGGGGGGCGCCCGACTCGTCCAGTTCGAGCTGGGGGCGTCCGGTGACGACCAGCCAGGCGGGCAGGGAAGCCAGGCAGAGCACGGCGAACATCGAGGGCTGGGGGGCGAGGACGGCGGCGGTGAAGAGGCTCACCCAGCCCTGCCGGGTGGTCGCGAGCAGCACGCCGAGCACACCTGCGGAGACGGCGACGGCGGGAGGGATCTCCGGCACCAGCGCCTGGGCGAACAGACCGAAGGCGACGCCGACGAACACGGCGGGGAAGATCCGGCCGCCCCGGAATCCGCAGGAGGCGGCGACCAGCAGGGCGACGAGTTTGACCGCCGCCATCTTCGCCAGCTCGCCCGAGGACCAGCCGCCGAGGTTCGACGTGAGTTCCTTGATCTGCTCCAGGCCCTTGAAGAGCGTCAGCGGCCCGCCGAGTGCGCCGAGGAGGCCGAGGAGCAGGCCACCGAGGGGCAGCATCAGCATCGGGTGGCGCAGCCGCTTGAAGGCGGTGTGGAGATAAGGGAAGCCGTAGCAGGACAGGAGGCCGAACAGGGCCGCGGCGGTGGCCACGACCATCGCCGCGAGCAGGTCGCCCCACCCGGGGTCGGTCACCTGGGGCAGCGACAGGTTGAAGGTGAAGTCCGTGAGTAGCGACGAGGTCATCGCCCCGGCCCCGGCAGCGACCAGCGGGGCGAAGAGCCGGTCCCACAACGAGCCTCGGCTGCTCGGCTGGTGGGCGAGGGCCTCGGAGATGACCAGAGCCGCGGCCACCGGGGTGCCGAAGAGGGCGCCGATGGTGGCGGAGGAGGCGAGCACGACCCAGAGCGCCCCCGGCGCGGCAGGCGCCACCCTCCTGCCGAGCCAGTAGGCGAGCGCGATGTTGGCCGCGATGATCGGGTTCTCCGGGCCGAGGCTCACACCGCCGGCCAGGGCGAGCATGCTCGCCAGCAGCAGCCCGGGGACGACCGACAGGGCCAGTGGGGGGCCTTCGAGCCCGGTGGAGGCCGGGTCGGGGCCCGCGTGCCCGGGCACCTTCCAGACGACGAGCCCCACCGCGACACCGGTCGCGGTCAGCATGACGATCATCCACAGCGAGGAGTAGCCGCCGATGCCCAGTGCGTCCGGCAGGGTGTCCCACACCACGTCCTTGAGCTGCTCGGAGGCCTCGCTGATCCCGACGTAGAGCAGGCTCGCCCCCACCCCGACCACGAGGGCGGGCAGGATCTGTGGCAGGAGGACATGCAGGGGGGTCGGCGGAGCGCCGGGCGGAGGCGCGGATGACGGGGTATCAGTGGCCACCGGCCCACCATAGGTGCCCAAATGCCACATAACACCCCGAGGTCCGGGTGTGTTTCGCGATCACGCCCGAGGAGCGATCACCGCCGCCGTGCCGTAGGCACAGACCTCCGTCCCCACATCCGCCGCCTCCGTCACGTCGAAGCGGAACATCAGCACGGCGTTGGCGCCGCGCGCCTTCGCCTGCTCCACCAGCCGCTCCATCGCCTGGTTACGGGTCTCCACCAGGGTCTTCGTCAGACCCTTCAGCTCCCCGCCGATCATCGACTTCAGGCCCGCGCCGATCTGGCTGCCCAGATGCCGCGAGCGCACGGTCAGACCGAAGACCTCGCCGATCACCTGCCGGACCTCGTAGCCGGGAACGTCGTTGGTCGTGACGACCAGCACGTCGGACTGCGGTCCCTGACCGCCTCCGTACTCCTCGATGCCCATCCGCATCCACCTCCTGGCCCCCAGCCTCGGCCCGGCCGTCCGCCCTCGCATCCCGGAGGGGCCCGGTGGGAGCCGTATGGAACCCGGGGCCGTAAGAAAGCGTTGATACTTTGGGGCGAGCCGTCCCACGCCCCCACCAACCGCAGGAGCCCGGAACCCGTGAATACGCTTGCCCTCGGACCGAGCTGGCTGGACCCGGATTATCTGATCCAGACCTTCGGCCTGATCGGTGTCCTCGTCATCGTCTTCGCCGAGTCCGGCCTGCTCATCGGGTTCTTCCTGCCCGGCGACTCGCTGCTCTTCACCACCGGCCTGCTGGTCACCACCGGCAAACTGGACTCGCCGCTCTGGCTCGTCTGCACGCTCGTCGTGGCCGCCGCCATCATCGGCGACCAGGTCGGCTACCTGTTCGGCCGCAAGGTGGGCCCGGCACTCTTCAAGCGCCCCGACTCCAAGCTCTTCAAGCAGGAGAACGTGGAGAAGGCGCACGAGTTCTTCGAGAAGCACGGCCCGAAGTCGCTGATCCTGGCCCGCTTCGTGCCGATCGTGCGCACGTTCACGCCGATCATCGCCGGTGTGAGCCGGATGAACTACCGCTCGTTCATCACCTTCAACGTCATCGGCGGCGTGCTCTGGGGCGCGGGCGTGACCCTGCTCGGCGCGTCCCTCGGCAAGATCGACTTCGTGCACGAGCACATCGAGGCGATCCTCATCCTGATCGTCGCGATCTCCGTGATCCCGATCGTGATCGAGTACCTGCGCGCCCGCTCCCAGTCCAAGAAGGCCCGCGCCCAGGGCGCCCAGGGCGCCCACGGCGACCACGGCGACCACGACACCCCCAGCGAGCGCGGCCGCCACGCCAAGCGCTAAGGGCGCCGCCCAGGCCGGACTCCGCCCGGCCCGGACACCCCCGAGGCCGGACTCCGCCTAGAAACCACGCGTCCGCTTCGCGGCGCGGCGGGCCGCCGCCGCGCCCGGGGCCTGCATGAACAGGCGGGCCAGCTCGCCTCCCAGGTTCACCCCGATCGCGATCGCCAGGGCCAGGGCCGCCGCCTTCGCCAGGTTGGCGAAGCCCTGGTCCAGGTTGTTCTGCGCGATCGAGAGCACCCCGAAGTACGTCGCCGAACCCGGCAGCAGCGGCCCGATCGCCGCCGTCACATACGGCAGCGACGACGTGTGCTCGTACCGGGCGATCAGCTGCCCGAACAGACCGACCAGGCCGGCCGCCACCGCCGTCGCCATCACCGCCGAGCCGTCCGCCGTGACCGCGATCGACGCGTAGATCACCCACGCCACCCCGCCGTTCAGCGTCGCGAACAGCACCGTCGCCCGCGACTGCTGCAGCAGGATCGCGAACGTCGCGCACAGCACCATCGCCGCCAGGATCTGCACCACCGGCCGCTCGACCAGGCCGAGCTCCCCCTCCGGGTTCAGCTGCGCGTCGAACTGCACGGCCACGTACAGCACCGACAGCACGCCCACCACGATCGCCACGAAGAAGTACCCGACCTCCAGGAGCCGGGCCGAGGCCGTGATGTAGAAGCCGGTCAGACCGTCCTGTACGGCCGCCACCAGGGCCCGCCCGGGGATCAGGGCGAACAGGCCACCCGTGATGACCGCCGAGGGCCGCAGATCGGTGTGCAGCAGCGTCAGCAGCACCCCCATCGCGGCCGGCGGCATCGCCGCCACCAGGAACTGGTAGAACTCCGGCAGCCCGCGCCCCGCGCACAGCCACGCCAGCCGGTCCCCGAGCACCGCGCCCAGCGCCGCCACGAAGAAGACCGTGAGGTCACCGCCCAGCAGCACCGAGGCCGCGCCCGCCAGGACACCGGCCGCCGACGTCAGCACCCATCCCGGGTACGGGTGCCGGTTTCGCCGGATCTCCGCGAGCCGCCGGTACGCCTCCTCCGGCGTGACGTCGTGCTCCTCCGCGTTGATGTCGGCGAGCAGCTGGTAGACCGCCGCCAGCCGGGTGTAGTCCGTGCCCCGGCGCCGTACCGTCCGGTTCGCCGTGATCGGATCGTCCACCAGCGACGGCTGGTACGTGATCGACAGCAGCGTGAACGTGACGGTCGGCTCGCACCGGTCCAGACCGTAACTGCGGCAGATCGCGAACATCGCCGCCTCGACGTCCTCCGCGCCCTCCCCGCCCGCGAGCAGCAGCTCACCGATACGCAGGGTCAGGTCGAGCACACGGCCCACCGAGGGCCCCGACTCGTCCTCCACCTTGCGCGTCTCCGGCACCGGCCGGTCGCCGACCGGAAGCCGCAGCATGGTCCGCATGCGGTCCTGCCACGGAGCGTCCCTCGACAGCCGCACCAGCGGAATGCCATGGGCGGGCGTGAACGCCGGCGGCGCGTGCCTCGCGGAGTATGTGGACGGCGGAGCGAACGCCGAACCCTCGGGCTCGGCAGGCGGCTCCGGAGCCAGCCCCTCGGGAACGGCGAACTCGGAGGTCGGATGCTCCTCCTCCGGAACCACCGGCTGCTCGACCCCCGCCGGCGGTGTGAAGGCGCTGCGCGCCTCGTCCGATTGCGGCTTCCGGTCCTCCGGGCCGTCCGCCTCCGCGACCACTCTCTTCGCCCTCACTCCCATTCGCGCTTGTCTGCCCAGTATGGGCACGGGCATACGACAGCACGCGAGACGGGCGGCACACCCACACGAGGTGCACCGCCCGTCACAGCTTCAGCAGAGGCCCACT contains:
- a CDS encoding VTT domain-containing protein, which encodes MNTLALGPSWLDPDYLIQTFGLIGVLVIVFAESGLLIGFFLPGDSLLFTTGLLVTTGKLDSPLWLVCTLVVAAAIIGDQVGYLFGRKVGPALFKRPDSKLFKQENVEKAHEFFEKHGPKSLILARFVPIVRTFTPIIAGVSRMNYRSFITFNVIGGVLWGAGVTLLGASLGKIDFVHEHIEAILILIVAISVIPIVIEYLRARSQSKKARAQGAQGAHGDHGDHDTPSERGRHAKR
- a CDS encoding glutamate decarboxylase, whose amino-acid sequence is MALHKGHAEPEPDRHLSLNPFYGMANPVGGMTEAPPIHRLPDGPLPPMSAYQVVHDELMLDGNSRLNLATFVTTWMEPQAGVLMAECRDKNMIDKDEYPRTAELERRCVAMLADLWNAPDPSAAVGCSTTGSSEACMLAGMALKRRWAKKNADRYPGSARPNLVMGINVQVCWEKFCNFWEVEARLVPMEGDRFHMDAESAAALCDENTIGVVAVLGSTFDGSYEPVAEICSALDALQERTGLDIPVHVDGASGAMIAPFVDEDLVWDFQLPRVSSINTSGHKYGLVYPGVGWALWRSPDELPEELVFRVNYLGGDMPTFALNFSRPGAQVVAQYYTFLRLGREGYRAVQQTTRDVARTVSERIEAIGEFRLLTRGDQLPVFAFTTAPDVSSFDVFDVSRRLRERGWLVPAYTFPANREDLSVLRVVCRNGFSADLAGLFIEDLNRVLPDLRRQSGPSTDNKAAATSFHH
- a CDS encoding YbjQ family protein, with product MGIEEYGGGQGPQSDVLVVTTNDVPGYEVRQVIGEVFGLTVRSRHLGSQIGAGLKSMIGGELKGLTKTLVETRNQAMERLVEQAKARGANAVLMFRFDVTEAADVGTEVCAYGTAAVIAPRA
- a CDS encoding threonine/serine exporter family protein — encoded protein: MVAEADGPEDRKPQSDEARSAFTPPAGVEQPVVPEEEHPTSEFAVPEGLAPEPPAEPEGSAFAPPSTYSARHAPPAFTPAHGIPLVRLSRDAPWQDRMRTMLRLPVGDRPVPETRKVEDESGPSVGRVLDLTLRIGELLLAGGEGAEDVEAAMFAICRSYGLDRCEPTVTFTLLSITYQPSLVDDPITANRTVRRRGTDYTRLAAVYQLLADINAEEHDVTPEEAYRRLAEIRRNRHPYPGWVLTSAAGVLAGAASVLLGGDLTVFFVAALGAVLGDRLAWLCAGRGLPEFYQFLVAAMPPAAMGVLLTLLHTDLRPSAVITGGLFALIPGRALVAAVQDGLTGFYITASARLLEVGYFFVAIVVGVLSVLYVAVQFDAQLNPEGELGLVERPVVQILAAMVLCATFAILLQQSRATVLFATLNGGVAWVIYASIAVTADGSAVMATAVAAGLVGLFGQLIARYEHTSSLPYVTAAIGPLLPGSATYFGVLSIAQNNLDQGFANLAKAAALALAIAIGVNLGGELARLFMQAPGAAAARRAAKRTRGF
- a CDS encoding ion channel protein; this encodes MATDTPSSAPPPGAPPTPLHVLLPQILPALVVGVGASLLYVGISEASEQLKDVVWDTLPDALGIGGYSSLWMIVMLTATGVAVGLVVWKVPGHAGPDPASTGLEGPPLALSVVPGLLLASMLALAGGVSLGPENPIIAANIALAYWLGRRVAPAAPGALWVVLASSATIGALFGTPVAAALVISEALAHQPSSRGSLWDRLFAPLVAAGAGAMTSSLLTDFTFNLSLPQVTDPGWGDLLAAMVVATAAALFGLLSCYGFPYLHTAFKRLRHPMLMLPLGGLLLGLLGALGGPLTLFKGLEQIKELTSNLGGWSSGELAKMAAVKLVALLVAASCGFRGGRIFPAVFVGVAFGLFAQALVPEIPPAVAVSAGVLGVLLATTRQGWVSLFTAAVLAPQPSMFAVLCLASLPAWLVVTGRPQLELDESGAPLH